AAATCTCTTATTTCATTTGTTACTTACATTTAATTTTGACATTGTAGTCACATGTTTTGCTGCCACTTCTTAATATTTAATTTCCGAGCACTTATTGACAAATATTCGCTTCTTTTGTCAAAGATTTCTCCAACAAattacaaaattatgttttaacaCAGAGTGaaaattgaattaaaacaaCCTCATAACTTTATTCATCAACCGCTGATCCAGTTTGAATTCTTCTGTTTTAGTTCCTCTGACTGAGTTGTAGATTTCAGTAAAGATGATGATGTAATCCAAACCACCTCAGATTGCAAAGGCTTGTGGGTTAAAAAgaggtgaatgttgacatccgATAAGCAACAATTCCTCATGACGGGAACATGAAACATGAGAACTGTTTGTTCTTTATTTCCAAACGTCTTTAACCTGACTGAACCTTCAGGTCTGTAGTATCGTAGATACTCAAGAATCTACTGTAGAATCAAACCGACAGCCTGACGTGTCGCTGCCTTGCTCAGCAGCCTCtgactctcctctctgtctcctcctccagtgTGTAACTTCATGTGTCACGAGAAATGCCTGAAGACGCTGCGTTCGGCTTGTTCCTGCATGACTCCGTCGTTGGTCCGGgtgagtaaaacaaacagacccGACATGATGTTTATTGATCAGCAGCAGAGCGCCGATCACTGAGGCCGACTGACTGCTGCAGCGATCAATAAACTAACGATCAACATGAGCAGACAGGTGTTTGCTCACCTGATCAGCAGGAGATCAGATTTAAGAGCTACAGACACTAACAAGatgttttattcctgtttgtGACTCACAGACggaggtggaaagtaactaagtacatttactcaagtgctgtattTAAGTACTAGTTCAAGGTACTTTATTTGAGtgtttccatgttctgctactttataattctactccactacatctcagaggtagaTATTGTacgttttactccactacattcatcTGGCAGCTAAatgttgtcgaggaaaaactgtcatgtccatcttcaaaggggtcccttgacctctgacctccagatcagtgaatgtaaatgggttctatgggtaccaatgagtctcccctttacagacatgcccactttatgataatcacatgcagtttttattGCAGGCGAGGCGGGTCGCCTCCTCTTTAATCTGCTGCAGAAAACGCTGCAACTAAATGTAGGTTGTAAGTTATTAGATAAGTTTTAAATCTCAATTATTCTTATTAAAGAATCAGGAAACAAGACGAtactcacaaaaaaataaagaacataACTTATCAGGACGAGAAACGTCAAACAGTCAGATTAAAAGCCAAACTGTCGTTGTAAACATGCATCAGTGCTTCCACTTTGACCCATTGTACTGACTCACAGATATCCTGTATAATGAGGGATTATTACGGCCTTTTAAGTGAGTTCACTTTGAGTTTGACCTGCAGATAAAAAGGTTTATATCAGTAGGTTGTGACGTTTTAGTACAGACATGttcactttatgatcatcacatgcagtcttTATTGCAGGCGAGGCGGGTCGCCTCCTCTTTAATCTGCTGCAGAAAACGCTGCAACGAAATGTAGGTTGTAATTTCTTAGTTAGATAGTTTTAAATCACAATTATACTTATTAAAGATTCAGGAAACAAGACGATACCCacaaaaaatagaataataacAGAAGAAActtgtgtgtatataaatataagttTAAGTAGTTAAACAGGTCAGTTTTCTTTTGATTTGATTGAGAATTTGACTCCTTCCTGCTGCCTTTATGATCTCATATGTTTTGTTGGAAACCAGCTACGGGCCCTCAGAGTCCCGGAGTCCTAAGAGTCCAGGGGCCCTCAGAGTCCCAGAGCCCTCAGAGTCCAGGGGCCCCTGGGCCCCCGTCACCCAGCGCTAGATGCTGTTATATAACACGTCATGTTGTTTTAGTGATGCTGTTGATGCTGTAGTGATGCTGATACTGTGGATAATCCTAATCCCTCTGTGGAGCCACTAGATTAATTTTATGCTGAGGGACTGATGAAGATATTCTATTATtaattactttgttttttaacactGGAGACAATCTCCACACAAGAAATACACAGCAATCTGTAAACCAATCAGCTCTcagatcccggacgagcccccaattATGGGGCCCCAAAGGGCGTCacctgaggagacacaggagagggcacaaaaacacaaaacacacgcaACACAGCACGACATAACATCGTCCATCCTCAGAAgtattttcatgtatttattggCCTTTTGCACGTTGTTTATTTAgtcaaaatatgaacaaaaactAAACAATCTTGGTTTTAATATGTACAGAAGCAGTAAGGGGcaaaattttgatttttttttttctaagttacttttaatttacataacttgctaacactctttatatgttatatatttattatatgtttggAGTGCATGtagaaattaaaactcacctggtagaaaacatgaatgctttagTCTATTAATGACATGAGCTAGTGGTGCACTTCCCCTCTTGTGGacaaaatgagtattacaacaacaaacaactttTTCCCCGTGTTTtcagaaattaattaaaagtttTTTAGCTTCTTTGGTCGTGTTAACGTACTTTAATTCTGCCCCTCAGTGAgtatttccagcagcaggatgaACACGGTGTCGCGTTTTCGTTCCCGTTAGCTCCAGTAGAGTTTAATGTGTTACCGTCTGTGTCTCTGTCGCCCCCTGCAGGTCCCTGTGGCTCACTGCTTCGGCCCGGCTGGTCAGAAGAAACGTTTCTGTTGTGTCTGCAGGAAACAGACGGAGGGAAACACGGCGCTGCGCTGCGAAGGTCAGACCAGTTTCATCACCAGTTAAAACCAGTTAAAACCCGTTTAACCAGCATCTGATCTATCAAGTACTTTATCTATAAATAAACACTAATTAAACCTGTTTACAGTGCGGTGTGGAACAAAGAGATCAAACACAGTAATGAGGCGCTAGAGCGtcactaatataataatataatatgataattataataataaaggtgtgtgtttcagtgtgtgagcTGCACGTCCACGCTGACTGTGCCGTCTTCAGCTGTGCAGACTGTCGTAGTCCTCACCTGGACAGGACTCTGGAGCAGGTGAGTGAGACGATCAACCACCGGAAACTCTCTAAAGGAAGACGATCCATTTCTACAGTACACCcgagtcgtgtgtgtgtgtcagattaaTGACTAATGGGATTGAGTGTTAGTCTGATTGATCACCTGACacctgctgctgtcacacactctTTAATCAAACACTTCCAGTGAGACACTGAAGAGCTCTGCTGTCTGTTCGATCTGAGCTGATTGATCTGAGCTGATTGATCTGAGCTGATTGATCGGTCACACCCTCTGATTAAAGTCAATAATATGAAGCTCCTGTAGAGCTCCTCTCATCCAGGATCTACTTTCTGCCCCTGCAGGATACGTTCCACCACCACTGGAGGGAGGGGAACCTGGCGTCAGCGGCGAGGTGTGATGTGTGTCGCCGTTCCTGCGGTTCGTCTGACGTCATGGCGGGGATGAGGTGTGAGTGGTGCGGCATCACGGTAAGAACCAGCTGAACCACATCAAAccagacctccagacctccagacctcAAATTAAGTCAGTGTTAGTATTTATGCAACAGACAGGCTTATTAATTAGACCAGTCTAACCTGACAATCTAAGACCAGCCTGAGGCCAAGACTAGTCTTAAACTAAGTTTATGCAACGttgagtttcattttcactgtacaaagtaaacgtagtagttttaagcccaaccagcCTAACTATAATGGTTTTGAtgcagaaaataaagtgacatcaAGCTGTGGTaagtgatgagttgggatgagaacgtgtatctctgtcctgtcctgtcgTCTCTGCAGAGCCACGCGGCGTGTTACCTCAGCGTGCCACCAGAGTGCACTCTGGGACGTCTGGGCGGCATGCTGCTGCATCCGGCCTGCGTCCGCCTCGACTCCAGAAACTTCAGCAAGATGCACTGCTACCGCATCACGGAGAGCTGCAGCAACGACctgggtacacacacacacacacacacacacacacacagctcctgaCCACATCCTGTGTGATGCTGCAGAAACACTCGCCTCATTTCCTGACAGCTTCGCTTCTTCATCTGAGCTGTGAAACtagaaattagtttttttcacCAAATCCTGACGTGAATAATGAAGACTGTGTTTGTGAGAATGtttttaaacaaacatgttCAGTGTCTGAACGCTGAGCTGCAACCAGACTCCATGCACATTTCACCAGATTTAAAGGAGGACGTCAGAAAACTCACTCAGTTAATGAAACAAAAGGAGCAGGTGGACTCATCCTTTAAGTCATCACTGGAAAAAATCTTGTGAAGAAGTGAAAACTACCGTTATACAACAAAGTACAGTGCAACAAGTAAAACtaatataaaaactatatgCTAGTTTAAACTACGTTAAGATAAGATcaactttattaatccagaGGGAACTGATGTGCAGCAGTCGCAGTagcaattaaaacaaaatatagacAATAAAGATCATCGATAATGTGCAAAAACCAAATGTACTGTACACATACCaaaattaaaagattaaaactatttatttaaaggttttGCCAGAACTTTGGCTACTCATTGTAAGTAGTAAATATCAAAATCCTATTTGTacactgtatttatttaccAGATAAAAGTCTGACTGAGCTTAATAAACAGGCCAAAACGGACACATAGCAACAGTTATTAGAGAATAAATGCAACACAAACATCATAAACCGGCTCAGAAAACTGTCTTAACTTGAATTCTTTCAGTCCTCCAGGTGTTGGAGGTGAACAGgaagtgtatttattttctgtgtattGATTTACCGTCATGTTGCCAAGTTGTTGTTCCAGTAATCTCTCCGACTGACTGGTTCTCTCCATGTTTCTATCAGATAACCTGGATGATGTTGAtccgtctgctgctgctgcttgcaaAGACGGTCAGCCGGCGGCTCCAGAGTCAGGTCAGTCCACCTGTTAGATAGgcctgggacgattcacctctGTTGATACTATCATGATATTTGGGTGCCGATACGATATGTATTgagatttattgtgattgttgttaacttttttaacaccagaccatgaagggaacaagtacaatcatccacttctagggacttttactttgtaaaatctctaaatgaatccagtataaatgtttgatttccagcatgtatgtaatcagagatgtcctgaagtcaaatatatcaggatcattgtcaggaattatttattatccagcaacccaaaactcaaagaataaagacatttccctcacagattagtgtatttctttttaatttataatgttttatacttctggtgaatataatccatcaatctgatttccatagatgtatttagtaaatacagttctctttgttaacaccttattttgaaaagctgacgtagtcccacgtgtctacttcctctaacttctccaaggtggtctctagctctcccgtcagctccgttctctttatccatccatggtcagctccatcggggccgtttcaatgcagagaacacaaatgtcagtatctgggtgctctacagtcgtagcgtcggcccatttgaccacggagacgagagcggtGGACGGCTCCACCGCAACGTTaccgccgtaccataacgttaccgccgtaccataacgttaccgccgtaccataacgttaccgccgtaccataacgttaccgccgtaccataacgtttcctgataacttttttcggatattttgcagacatttttcagacttttattcagatATATATCGACATATAACCTTTTTTCGGACGTATTTCGGCCTTTTTTAGCCcttttttggaacatttttggGGCCATATTTCGGACATAAATCAGCCATTTTTTCAAGATTTTTGTTTCCTGActtattttcagacatattttggtattttttagaagttagcatgcagctttagctctgctctgtgtagctctgctcttcctgtcaatgtgtgaaacccaaagtgtttccatcctttactggatgtgtagtgtttaccacgctggatttaacatgtgtcCAAACTcacagaactttattttgaaatttgatAGAGAAGAATATTTCCATTCAAAGGAACGATGCAGAAGATTTCAGAGGAAGTTCTTGTGAAAAATCCAGATTGtaaaatgttgtgtgtgtgtgtgtgtgtgtgtgtgtgtgtgtgtgtgtgtgtgtgtgacctgcaGGTAAACAGCTTCTGAAGGTGTTTGACGGTGATGATGCCGTTAAGCGCGGCTGCTTCCGATCGGTTTCTATCAATCGAGCTACGAGAAACGAGGATGTGGTGGTGAGAGTTCCCtaaaacatttcacacacactattactacattactactactattactactaccagtactactactatcgccactactactactactaatactagtaCTACTATCACTTctactacatactgtatgcatctgttttacaaacaaaaagcaggtaattatatttctgtaaaatatgtttttaagtaATAAAATGCAGCGTTTAACTGTCGTAGCAGTGAGATTAAATCGCAGACTAATAACTGATATTAATTAAATATCCATCATCAGTCTTCTGCCTCTCAGGAAACAACAGGCTGCGGGCTAACTGCTGATTTACAGGTTATTATTAGgttattattctaataataaagaCGCTGAAATTGAACATCTATCAAAGTAAAGGCAGCAAAGGACTGTGTTTCTGATGATTTctgagaaataaaatataaaataaaattataataaaataaaaaatactgaaatttAGTCCTAATCATTTtgattataaagtgttattatTTTGAGGtcaatttaatataataatatttatttatttgtatgattaaatgaataaagtcttGGTCTAACGCTGCAGTACCCGTGTTGTCCTGCAGGAAGCGGCGCTGAGGGCCTTCTACCTCCCCGATGACCCTCAGGACTACGATCTGCAGGAGGCTGGCGGGAGCAAGCGTCTCCATAGCGACGACATCCTCAACCGTAACGGCAGCACCGACAACCGGAGCTCCCTGAAGGATGGAGGTGACGCCTGGCTGCTGAGGGCCAAACCCAGAGACGCCGAGGTCATAAAGGTGTACGCCGGCTGGCCCAGGTGAGACCAACTGAACCACCTTTTAACCAGTAAATAAAACCAGTCTAACATACTggtgtttatttacagtttgttAATGGTCTCTacggctgtgtgtctcagatCGGGTGCAGCTTCCGTCTCCGTCACTAAGAGCAGCACAGCAGCTTCAGTCCTCACCGAGGTCCTCAGTCAGCTGGACAGACCGGTAACTGAGTCTCtacattaaatacatatttattcattcatattctttttatattttagcttaaaaaataaagttgcCCATCATAAAAGGACATCACAGTTTAAGCTTTATTTAAACTGCAGGTGTTTTTTAGAGCTTCAAGATTTTACTTTCAGTTTGAAGTGACTCTACTGAAAGTTGTCAATAATAAtacttatttatctttttattgtcTCTTCATGGTCAGTTTAAGCAGCACCATCCTGTCTGAATACagtgtgttctctgtgttgtttcaGGAGGAAGAGGCGTCCCGTTTCAGCCTGATGGAGGTTTACATGAGCAGCAAACAAGGTGAGCGGTAACCTCAAGAATAAAAGACTCACAGAAACACCagactggtcctttaaaacCCTCTGAGGTCTCTGCAAAGTGACCAAACCTGCAGCAGCTGCAAATGATGAAGCAGAACTGGAGCTGAATTTGtgctgaaaagataaaaaagtgcTAAATCCAATCACTAGAGAAGCATCCCATAACATCTTATAATCATAAACCACCTCTGCCTAAAAATAAACCTTAAATTCAGTCATCAGTTCAGTGTGTGATGATGACTCATGAGTGAAGGTGGTGACGTCTCTTCGTCTGTCCTCCAGTCCAGAGACAGACGCTGACTCCTCAGGAGAAGATTCAGGACAAGCTGCAGGAGATCAGGAAGGTAGGAGGACATTTAACGTAACTCTATAACGTACATAATGATGCTCATGACCTCTTGATTCTACCCAGTTTCAGAGAATAAGCAAGCGATCATTGTTGTCTCCCAGGTGTCTGTGCGTCAGATGAACCAGACTCGGTTCTACGTGGTGGAGAACAGGAAGCGGGCGGTGCAGGTCAACCTGCTGATCGGAGGACTGACCCCCCTGCTGACTAAAGACGAGTACGTCCAGCTGATCCAGGAACACCTGACCATCAAGAGTGAGTGAGAGCCGGCGATGACGTCACCCGAGACACATTTAACCTGAGCGCAACacgtcacttcctgtttctctctgtgcttCTGTCTCTGCAGGTCACCTGGTCACCATCGGCCACGTCTACACCAGTCAAGGTGAGACGGATTTAATGTGCAGAGCTGAGATCAGTATTATCTCTTACAACTCAgacagtattttcatttttcagtgtAATAGTGAGACTTTACTTCTCTTAAAAAGCTGCTGAGGAGCTGAAAATGTCTCCTACAAGCTCAGTGTTTAACAACCTTTGCTGGCTTGTAACTcattaaaacaagttaaaacAAAGATTGATTTTGGTTCCTTGTTTTAATAATTAGCAAAAAGCATGAAACGCCTAAAATTATCTCGTGATACTCAAGAAAAAAGATTACAGCAAAGTCTAGCAGAAATCTGTTTTCCTTTAGTTAGTTAGAACTGTTGGTAGTTTCATTTATAACAAAACATCTTATTTTATAAACTCTTTATATAAATCttcatttgtaaagtaactaaagctgtcggatacatgtagtggagtaaaagtagaaagtagcatgagaagaaaataaatcattacaaAATCATTGCATTGCAAAAATATCAATGATAAGGCAAAGAACGCGCCGCAACATAATCATCATATGTAAATCCAAAAGCAATATTTTTATGTGAggagaaaaagtaaataaatctgattaaataaaagaaaggaaaagtaaaaaatttaatttgaataaaataaaagcaaggagaaacagccaaaacaaaccacatgatgataatgataataataataataataataaaataaaagcaaggagaaacagacaaacaaacagacaaaataataatgataataataataataacgggAAGTAAATAAGTGAAtggaaaataaactgaaattcattaaaataataatgatgatcataaagaaaggaaatgcataatattattataataaaatatgtacTAACACATTAATAGGTAGAtgaatatatatgtgtgtgtgttcaggtgcgGTGGAGCTGCAGATCTCGTGTTTCTCTGAAGCAGAGAGGATCTACATGTTGGCTAAAGACACCACCGTCAACAACAAGACGCTCACTGCGCTCGTTATTCCAGAGATCGTGGTGAGAATCATTTAATAGAACTACAAACACTAACCAGGTTGATACTAGAGCAGTGACTAAATGAAGCTGTTGTGTGTCAGACCAATAAGCTGGGAGACGACGTCTGTCCTCTGCTGGTGTTCGTCAACCCAAAGAGTGGCGGTCTGAAGGGCAGAGAGCTCCTCTACAGCTTCAGGAAGCTCCTGAACCCTCATCAGGTCTTTGACATCTCCAACGGAGGACCGCTGGCTGGGTGAGGATATCTCAGTAGATCACTGGATGTTCACAGGAAGATCAGGGAGgatgtttctatttattgatTGGAACTTTTAAGGGATCATATTGGTGATTGATTTCAGTTTATCATCGTATGAACTTTGTCTATTGTCCCAGGAAGTACACTgtttcacatactgtacataaagaaacacaacattcaaCCAAACAACGAAACAAATGCTGCCTTCATGTTGTAGTCATCATTTGCAGTGATTACAGACGTCCCATAGACTATAATACGAGATCAAATGTTTCTGATGTTCCTGTTCTTCTCCTGTGGTGCAGCCTCCACACGTTCCGAGGGGTTCCCAGGTTCCGGGTGCTGGTCTGTGGGGGTGATGGGACGATGGGCTGGGTGCTGGGAGTACTGGAGGCCGTCCGGCACAAACTGGTGTGTCGAGAGCCGCCCATCGGCATCGTACCGCTGGGAACAGGTCGGACCAACGCCGCTCCAGTTTAAAGTCTTCACTTAGTTTGACGGACTCTGCTGAGGTTAGAGGTACTGACGTCTGTCCCGTCTCGTCCAGGTAACGACTTGGCTCGCGTCCTGCGTTGGGGACCGGGTTACAGCAGCGAGGACCCCCACCACATCCTGGTCTCCGTGGACGAGGCAGACGAGGTTCTGATGGACCGGTGGACCATCCTGCTAGACGCTCAGGACATCTCTGAAGACGGCAGGGACAACGGCTTCCTGGAGCCGCCCAAGGTCTGATCTGCTGCCAGTTACACAAACGTAGACAAAGTCATTGTCTTGAATATAACTTAATGTCAGACTTGATAAAGACACTTAGATGTacctgttgcataaagcttcccTACGAGTGACTAATGTAAGACTGACTTAGATTGCCTGACGCACAATGCATTATGGGAGAAAACTTAAGTATGGGAGGAAATAACAGCATAAACGGTAATTAGAACCGTTAAAGATGTTCAGAAATAACTCAAGAATATGGTACAAGAATATAAAAAGGAATGCATTAACAGTTGAAATATGTCATAATATATAATTCTCTcttgtattataatatatataatatgttgaatatataattattttacagattttctAGAAATTTTTGCAAAAAGAGTTTTgcaaaacatctggatgtaaACGTGGCTACTATACTGTAGCAGGtttaaatgtgtctttgtgtctcagATTGTGCAGATGAACAACTACTTTGGTCTGGGCATCGACGCAGAGTGCAGCCTGGACTTCCACCAGGCCCGAGAGGACGAACCGGATAAATTCACCAGCAGGTAAACACTTAACTTCATATTCAGGTGGTTCAGACGGAGCTGAGACGTGTTTCTGCTAATAAAACCTTCATTTACAGGTTCCATAACAAAGGAGTGTACGTGAAGGTCGGCCTGCAGAAGATCAGCTCCACCAGGAGTCTCCTCAGAGAGCTGCAGCTTCAGGTGGACACTCAGGACGTCCCGTTACCCAACATAGAGGGGCTCATCTTCCTCAATATACCCAGGTAATATACCCCAATATAGAGGGGCTCATCTTCCTCAATATACCCAGATAATATACCCCAATATAGAGGGGCTCATCTTCCTCAATATACCCAGATAATATACCCCAACATAGAGGGGCTCATCTTCCTCAATATACCCAGATAATATACCCCAACATAGAGGGGCTCATCTTCCTCAATATACCCAGATAATATACCCCAATATAGAGGGGCTCATCTTCCTCAATATACCCAGATAATATACCCCAACATAGAGGGGCTCATCTTCCTCAATATACCCAGATAATATACCCCAACATAGAGGGGCTCATCTTCCTCAATATACCCAGGTAATATACCCCAACATAGAGGGGCTCATCTTCCTCAATATACCCAGGTAATATACCCCAACATAGAGGGCCTCATCTTTCTCAATATACCCAGGTAATATACCGAATATAGAGGGCCTCATCTTCCTCAATATACCCAGGTAATATACCCAACATAGAGGGGCTCATCTTCCTCAATATACCCAGGTAATATACCCAATATAGAGGGGCTCATCTTCCTCAATATACCCAGGTAATATACCCCAACATAGAGGGCCTCATCTTCCTCAATATACCCAGGTAAAATACCCCAACATAGAGGGCTCATCTTCCTCAATATACCCAGGTAATATACCCCAATATAGAGGGGCTCATCTTCCTCAATATACCCAGATAATATACCCCAACATAGAGGGGCTCATCTTCCTCAATATACCCAGGTAATATACCCCAACATAGAGGGCCTCATCTTCCTCAATATACCCAGGTAATATACCCCAATATAGAGGGGCTCATCTTCCTCAATATACCCAGATAATATACCCCAACATAGAGGGGCTCATCTTCCTCAATATACCCAGATAATATACCCCAATATAGAGGGGCTCATCTTCCTCAATATACCCAGGTAATATACCCCAATATAGAGGGGCTCATCTTCCTCAATATACCCAGATAATATACCCCAACATAGAGGGGCTCATCTTCCTCAATATACCCAGGTAATATACCCCAACATAGAGGGGCTCATCTTCCTCAATATACCCAGGTAATATACCCCAACATAGAGGGCCTCATCTTTCTCAATATACCCAGGTAATATACCGAATATAGAGGGCCTCATCTTCCTCAATATACCCAGGTAATATACCCAACATAGAGGGGCTCATCTTCCTCAATATACCCAGGTAATATACCCAATATAGAGGGGCTCATCTTCCTCAATATACCCAGGTAATATACCCCAACATAGAGGGCCTCATCTTCCTCAATATACCCAGGTAAAATACCCCAACATAGAGGGCTCATCTTCCTCAATATACCCAGGTAATATACCCCAACATAGAGGGCTCATCTTCCTCAATATACCCAGGTAATATACCCCAACATAGAGGGCCTCATCTTCCTCAATATACCCAGGTAAAATACCCCAACATAGAGGGCTCATCTTCCTCAATATACCCAGGTAATATACCCCAACATAGAGGGGCTCATCTTCCTCAATATACCCAGGTA
This DNA window, taken from Sebastes umbrosus isolate fSebUmb1 chromosome 9, fSebUmb1.pri, whole genome shotgun sequence, encodes the following:
- the LOC119494602 gene encoding diacylglycerol kinase theta, with amino-acid sequence MADCGRARPAVLDSADSRTSSPLSGKKRSQQSPGLRPRYRSSAPGHCLRRVTLTKPTFCHSCSDFIWGLIGFLCEVCNFMCHEKCLKTLRSACSCMTPSLVRVPVAHCFGPAGQKKRFCCVCRKQTEGNTALRCEVCELHVHADCAVFSCADCRSPHLDRTLEQDTFHHHWREGNLASAARCDVCRRSCGSSDVMAGMRCEWCGITSHAACYLSVPPECTLGRLGGMLLHPACVRLDSRNFSKMHCYRITESCSNDLDNLDDVDPSAAAACKDGQPAAPESGKQLLKVFDGDDAVKRGCFRSVSINRATRNEDVVEAALRAFYLPDDPQDYDLQEAGGSKRLHSDDILNRNGSTDNRSSLKDGGDAWLLRAKPRDAEVIKVYAGWPRSGAASVSVTKSSTAASVLTEVLSQLDRPEEEASRFSLMEVYMSSKQVQRQTLTPQEKIQDKLQEIRKVSVRQMNQTRFYVVENRKRAVQVNLLIGGLTPLLTKDEYVQLIQEHLTIKSHLVTIGHVYTSQGAVELQISCFSEAERIYMLAKDTTVNNKTLTALVIPEIVTNKLGDDVCPLLVFVNPKSGGLKGRELLYSFRKLLNPHQVFDISNGGPLAGLHTFRGVPRFRVLVCGGDGTMGWVLGVLEAVRHKLVCREPPIGIVPLGTGNDLARVLRWGPGYSSEDPHHILVSVDEADEVLMDRWTILLDAQDISEDGRDNGFLEPPKIVQMNNYFGLGIDAECSLDFHQAREDEPDKFTSRFHNKGVYVKVGLQKISSTRSLLRELQLQVDTQDVPLPNIEGLIFLNIPSWGSGADLWGSEVDVRHGKPSIDDGLLEVVGVTGVVHMGQVQSGLRSGIRIAQGNYIRLTVSKPIPVQVDGEPWIQPPGHIIISAAGPKVRMLRKSKQKQKKSSAGSKDGRSESPSSRDGGH